A part of Nocardioides sp. WS12 genomic DNA contains:
- a CDS encoding nuclear transport factor 2 family protein: MVSTSSTTGQLTREEIEEFWDSWLEINREAERSGDWRVMAEWYAEDANYGWMYSHDEHFMAVGRDQIRDWAIGIEMDGFDGWHYDYVCTMIDEKKSMVLGFWKQKSGITNDETGGEYEILGIGGSWFGVERQTEGADAGQIKIAWQRDWFDMPSTTHTFMEILKADKASDTLLKRMSVFGHEVPGHYHLKDLPSTVWPPPVERGDHITQEPTS; encoded by the coding sequence ATGGTTTCGACAAGCTCAACCACCGGCCAATTGACGCGGGAGGAGATCGAGGAGTTCTGGGACTCCTGGCTCGAGATCAACCGCGAAGCCGAACGCTCGGGCGACTGGCGCGTGATGGCCGAGTGGTACGCCGAGGACGCCAACTACGGCTGGATGTACAGCCACGACGAGCACTTCATGGCGGTGGGCCGCGACCAGATCCGGGACTGGGCGATCGGCATCGAGATGGACGGTTTCGACGGCTGGCACTACGACTACGTCTGCACGATGATCGACGAGAAGAAGTCGATGGTGCTGGGCTTCTGGAAGCAGAAGTCCGGGATCACCAACGACGAGACCGGTGGCGAGTACGAGATCCTCGGCATCGGCGGTTCCTGGTTCGGCGTCGAGCGCCAGACCGAAGGCGCGGACGCCGGGCAGATCAAGATCGCCTGGCAGCGCGACTGGTTCGACATGCCGTCGACCACCCACACGTTCATGGAAATCCTCAAGGCCGACAAGGCTTCGGACACGCTGTTGAAGCGGATGTCGGTCTTCGGTCACGAGGTGCCCGGGCACTACCACCTCAAGGACCTGCCCTCGACCGTCTGGCCGCCACCCGTGGAGCGCGGCGACCACATCACCCAGGAGCCGACGTCATGA